Proteins co-encoded in one Colletes latitarsis isolate SP2378_abdomen chromosome 2, iyColLati1, whole genome shotgun sequence genomic window:
- the LOC143351442 gene encoding uncharacterized protein LOC143351442, whose product MQLSYKIIIILLALTMVYSDKSSEVKANCNCEYCNEKKNETTTISALYKEDSDGDGNRTICARDRDFNDRTFPSVCHMLCYNRCLILRLSTVTENQTTIRVVTVYRNNYYKLRDGEC is encoded by the exons ATGCAATTATCgtacaaaataattataatac TGCTTGCACTTACCATGGTGTATAGCGATAAGTCATCCGAAGTGAAGGCTAATTGCAATTGCGAATATTGCAACGAGAAAAAGAATGAAACAACGACGATTTCGGCGTTGTACAAAGAAGACAGCGACGGTGACGGAAATCGAACTATTTGCGCTCGAGATCGCGATTTCAATGATCGTACATTCCCGAGCGTCTGTCACATGTTGTGTTACAATCGATGTTTGATTCTACGACTTTCGACTGTCACGGAAAACCAGACGACGATACGTGTCGTAACCGTATACAGAAACA ATTACTATAAATTGCGCGACGGTGAATGCTGA